A DNA window from Paenibacillus sp. HWE-109 contains the following coding sequences:
- a CDS encoding DUF1385 domain-containing protein, giving the protein MAEQNSIYGGQAVIEGVMFAGKNVHVTAVRKKDGSLDYLEVPKKVIPWVQSLKKIPFVRGIVGIIESSAKGAQHLNFSAESFAEQEGEEDKGTKKEEKPGFFSNISMVLGVAVVGVISFLFGKFVFTLVPAVIEQFLFQNVFSNQILHNLIEGVIKIILLVGYIYFISLTPMIRRLFQYHGAEHKVISAYEAGVELTVSNVQKFNTLHYRCGSSFIVFTVLIGVVIYSFIHYDGYVERILQRLLLLPVVIGVSYEVLRFTNSLREVPVLRYLGYPGLWLQLLTTKEPEDHQVEVSIASFNRMREAEQRISEGRA; this is encoded by the coding sequence ATGGCAGAACAAAACAGTATATATGGAGGACAAGCCGTCATCGAAGGCGTCATGTTCGCAGGGAAAAATGTGCATGTAACCGCCGTGCGCAAAAAAGATGGTTCGCTTGATTATTTGGAAGTACCTAAGAAAGTCATTCCTTGGGTTCAATCGCTCAAGAAAATACCCTTTGTTCGCGGTATTGTGGGCATTATCGAATCCAGCGCCAAAGGCGCCCAACATCTAAACTTTTCAGCTGAATCCTTCGCAGAACAAGAAGGCGAGGAAGACAAAGGAACAAAGAAAGAAGAGAAACCCGGCTTCTTTTCTAATATTTCAATGGTTCTTGGTGTAGCTGTGGTGGGTGTCATTTCATTTTTATTTGGAAAATTCGTTTTTACACTAGTGCCTGCTGTTATTGAACAGTTTTTATTTCAAAATGTATTTAGCAATCAAATTCTTCATAATCTTATAGAGGGTGTTATCAAAATCATTTTATTGGTTGGATATATTTACTTCATATCCCTAACACCTATGATTCGCCGACTATTTCAGTACCATGGCGCAGAACACAAAGTCATAAGCGCTTATGAAGCCGGTGTCGAGCTTACCGTCAGCAATGTACAGAAGTTCAATACCCTGCATTATCGCTGCGGCAGCTCATTCATCGTTTTCACCGTATTAATTGGTGTTGTCATTTACTCATTCATTCATTACGACGGATATGTCGAGCGCATCCTACAAAGATTGCTGCTGCTTCCTGTTGTGATCGGCGTTTCTTATGAAGTGCTAAGATTCACGAACTCGCTTCGCGAAGTACCAGTCCTTCGTTACTTGGGCTATCCGGGATTATGGCTGCAGCTCTTGACAACCAAAGAGCCTGAAGATCATCAAGTCGAGGTTTCGATTGCTTCTTTCAACCGCATGCGTGAAGCGGAACAACGAATTTCGGAGGGACGGGCATGA
- a CDS encoding patatin-like phospholipase family protein, whose protein sequence is MIINGVFEGGGVKGIALAGGVSAAMKQGLVFNQVAGTSSGSIVAALLAAGYTGEEMKELILRAPFKSFMQRSPIFNAKIIGPAARLLIKKGLYAGEALEYWVQQQLAAKGIRTFGDLKPNQLRIIASDITQGKLLILPDDIAQYGIDPKRFSIAKAVRMSTSIPYFFDPVMIRRKIKSSGKATPFTEQFYYIVDGGLLSNYPLWVFDQETDREEMIPVIGFQLVGKSDAHTRKIKGPITMLEALFGTMLSAHDERYIEQKNRFRTVKIPTLGVGNTQFNLSKELSMALYESGFQASNDYFDKWSAQIYEENYDKYVLRTNGT, encoded by the coding sequence TTGATCATCAATGGCGTGTTTGAAGGCGGCGGCGTCAAAGGGATCGCGCTGGCAGGTGGCGTCAGTGCGGCTATGAAACAGGGACTGGTCTTCAATCAAGTGGCGGGTACAAGCTCTGGGTCCATTGTAGCGGCCTTGCTGGCTGCTGGTTATACCGGAGAAGAGATGAAGGAACTGATCCTTAGAGCGCCCTTTAAATCGTTTATGCAGCGTTCGCCTATTTTCAATGCAAAAATTATTGGGCCAGCCGCGCGGCTGCTGATTAAAAAAGGACTCTATGCTGGAGAAGCGCTTGAATATTGGGTTCAGCAGCAACTGGCAGCCAAGGGTATCCGTACTTTCGGAGATTTGAAGCCTAATCAACTACGGATTATTGCTTCGGATATTACACAAGGGAAACTGTTGATTCTGCCTGACGACATCGCACAGTATGGAATCGACCCTAAGCGGTTTTCGATTGCCAAGGCGGTGCGAATGAGCACTAGCATTCCTTATTTTTTTGACCCCGTGATGATTCGGCGCAAAATAAAAAGCTCTGGAAAGGCTACGCCGTTCACAGAGCAATTTTATTATATTGTGGATGGGGGTCTCCTGAGCAATTACCCTCTCTGGGTTTTCGATCAAGAAACCGATCGTGAGGAGATGATCCCCGTTATCGGATTCCAACTCGTCGGTAAAAGCGATGCGCATACCAGGAAAATTAAAGGTCCAATCACCATGTTGGAAGCTCTCTTCGGTACGATGCTGAGCGCTCATGATGAGCGCTACATTGAACAAAAGAATCGATTCAGAACGGTGAAAATTCCGACGCTTGGTGTGGGGAATACGCAATTTAATTTGTCCAAAGAATTGAGTATGGCATTGTACGAATCGGGTTTTCAAGCTTCAAATGATTACTTCGACAAGTGGTCTGCGCAAATTTACGAAGAAAATTATGATAAATATGTTTTGAGAACTAATGGTACTTAG
- the mntR gene encoding transcriptional regulator MntR produces MATPSMEDYLERIYKLIDEKGYARVSDIAEGLEVHPSSVTKMIQKLDKDHYLIYEKYRGLMLTPKGKKMGKRLVDRHLLLENFLTVIGVQEDNIYKDVEGIEHHLSWDSITCIETLLEYFRRDPNRLEDLVNVRKELEVEN; encoded by the coding sequence ATGGCTACGCCAAGTATGGAAGACTATCTGGAGAGAATTTACAAGCTTATTGACGAGAAAGGCTACGCTCGTGTCTCCGACATTGCTGAAGGACTTGAGGTACACCCCTCTTCCGTAACCAAAATGATTCAAAAATTAGACAAGGATCATTACTTGATCTATGAGAAATATCGCGGACTTATGTTGACGCCCAAAGGCAAAAAGATGGGGAAACGTCTTGTTGATCGCCATCTGTTGCTTGAAAATTTCCTAACGGTTATTGGTGTCCAAGAGGACAATATATATAAGGATGTTGAAGGAATCGAACATCATTTGAGTTGGGATTCCATCACTTGTATTGAAACACTGCTCGAATATTTTCGCAGGGACCCGAACCGCTTGGAAGACCTCGTGAATGTTCGCAAAGAATTAGAGGTTGAAAATTAG
- the splB gene encoding spore photoproduct lyase has protein sequence MTTELLNRPAPTTSVFVPELVYFEPDAMNYPKGQRIYEWAKQQGLEIHMTTSHNQIRDLPGDSELEKYKIAKRTLVVGLRKTLKFETSKPSAEYAIPIATGCMGHCHYCYLQTTMGAKPYIRVYVNMDDILGASKQYIEEREPEITRFEAACTSDPVGLEHISGSLKELIEFMGQQEHGRLRFVTKYHHVDSLLDAKHNKHTRFRFSVNADYVIKNFEPGTSKFHERIEAAGKVAHAGYPLGFIIAPIIWHEGWEEGYAMLLERLHKELPADAASDLTFEMIQHRFTRTAKNIIEKRYPKTKLEMDEEKRKYKWGKYGKGKYVYKDEQANTLREFITEQIFDKFPQAKIEYFT, from the coding sequence ATGACAACGGAATTACTCAATAGACCTGCGCCGACTACGTCTGTTTTTGTCCCTGAGCTTGTTTATTTTGAACCCGACGCCATGAATTATCCCAAAGGTCAACGTATTTATGAATGGGCCAAGCAGCAAGGCTTGGAGATTCATATGACGACCTCTCATAATCAAATTCGCGACTTGCCTGGTGACTCTGAACTGGAAAAATATAAAATTGCCAAACGTACACTTGTCGTCGGATTGCGCAAAACACTTAAATTCGAAACTTCCAAACCGTCAGCGGAATATGCCATTCCAATTGCAACCGGCTGCATGGGACATTGTCATTACTGTTATCTCCAAACAACGATGGGCGCGAAGCCCTATATCCGTGTTTATGTAAATATGGACGATATCTTAGGAGCCTCCAAACAATATATCGAAGAGCGGGAACCAGAGATCACGCGTTTTGAAGCAGCCTGCACTTCCGACCCTGTCGGTCTGGAGCATATCTCAGGCTCGCTGAAAGAGCTTATTGAATTCATGGGTCAACAGGAGCATGGTCGCCTTCGCTTTGTGACCAAATACCATCATGTCGATTCCCTGCTAGATGCCAAACATAACAAACATACCCGGTTCCGTTTTAGCGTCAATGCCGATTACGTTATCAAAAATTTCGAACCCGGCACATCCAAATTTCATGAACGCATTGAAGCTGCCGGCAAAGTCGCCCACGCAGGCTATCCCCTAGGATTTATCATTGCGCCGATTATTTGGCATGAAGGCTGGGAAGAAGGATATGCAATGCTGCTTGAGCGACTTCACAAGGAACTGCCAGCGGATGCTGCCAGCGATTTAACCTTTGAAATGATCCAGCATCGCTTCACCCGTACCGCCAAAAATATTATCGAGAAACGATACCCCAAAACCAAACTGGAAATGGACGAAGAAAAACGAAAATACAAATGGGGTAAATATGGAAAAGGGAAATATGTGTACAAAGATGAACAAGCCAACACACTAAGGGAATTTATCACCGAACAAATCTTCGATAAATTCCCCCAAGCCAAAATTGAATATTTTACTTAA
- a CDS encoding cytochrome c biogenesis CcdA family protein has translation MESVNLWIALWAGIASFISPCCLPLYPSYLSYITGISVSELKSGETTSRVRRQTMLHTLSFIVGFSIIFYTLGLTAGFLGNFFFDYRDLLRQIAALLIFIMGLFLLGIFQPQWLMKERKLKISFRPAGYLGSVLVGMGFAAGWSPCVGPILSAILALATTEPGTWFQLTTAYSLGFAIPFFVLSFFIGSTKWILKYSNLIMKIGGGLMVVIAVLLYTGKMTQITLWLNTITPDWLKF, from the coding sequence ATGGAATCAGTTAATTTATGGATCGCTTTATGGGCGGGGATAGCTTCATTCATTTCACCTTGCTGTTTGCCCTTGTATCCTTCTTATCTTTCCTACATAACCGGTATATCAGTCAGTGAGTTGAAATCGGGAGAAACAACGTCACGTGTCCGTCGCCAAACGATGCTTCATACGCTAAGCTTTATCGTTGGATTTTCAATCATTTTTTATACGCTGGGTTTGACGGCAGGCTTTCTGGGAAATTTCTTTTTTGACTATCGTGATTTGTTGAGACAAATTGCCGCACTGTTAATTTTTATTATGGGATTGTTTTTATTAGGGATTTTCCAACCGCAATGGTTAATGAAAGAACGGAAGCTGAAGATCAGTTTTCGTCCTGCAGGATACCTTGGTTCTGTTCTGGTGGGAATGGGATTTGCAGCAGGTTGGTCGCCGTGTGTTGGCCCCATCCTCTCGGCAATTCTGGCTCTGGCCACAACGGAACCTGGGACATGGTTCCAACTCACAACAGCTTACTCGCTAGGGTTCGCGATTCCGTTTTTTGTGCTTTCGTTTTTCATAGGATCGACCAAATGGATTCTAAAGTATTCCAATCTCATTATGAAAATAGGCGGGGGCCTGATGGTTGTGATTGCCGTTTTACTCTACACCGGTAAAATGACGCAAATCACGCTATGGTTGAACACCATAACCCCCGATTGGTTGAAATTTTAA
- a CDS encoding metal ABC transporter permease: protein MDIFTEYFFQRALIGGILIGLMAPLMGVFLVLRRLSMIGDTLAHVSIAGVALGFLINVYPLGVGLVFALLASFAIEKLRKAYKTYAELSIAIIMSGGVALATLLFTLGKGFNMNVMSYLFGSIYTLDTTDLWVVFGVSVLVIGVIAAHFKEFFLMFFDEDAASVSGLPLKYYNMMITMLTALVISVAIKIVGALLVSSLLTIPVACSLLIARSFKHSVFLAILFSEIAVVIGLVVAGVWDLAPGGTVVLTLIAMLIGIILKRGLRI from the coding sequence TTGGATATTTTCACGGAGTACTTTTTTCAGCGGGCATTAATCGGTGGGATATTGATCGGGCTTATGGCGCCTCTCATGGGCGTTTTTCTTGTCCTACGGCGGCTTTCCATGATCGGGGATACCCTAGCGCATGTGTCTATCGCGGGGGTTGCACTGGGTTTTCTAATCAATGTCTATCCGTTAGGAGTAGGGCTTGTGTTTGCGCTTCTGGCATCTTTTGCGATAGAGAAGCTGCGCAAGGCATATAAAACGTATGCCGAGCTTTCCATCGCCATTATTATGTCAGGCGGCGTGGCGCTGGCTACGTTACTATTTACCCTTGGCAAGGGCTTTAATATGAATGTGATGAGTTATCTGTTTGGTAGTATATATACGTTAGATACAACTGATTTGTGGGTGGTTTTTGGCGTCTCCGTGCTTGTCATTGGCGTTATTGCCGCACATTTCAAAGAGTTTTTCTTAATGTTTTTCGATGAGGATGCAGCGAGTGTAAGTGGACTTCCACTTAAATATTATAATATGATGATAACGATGCTAACCGCATTAGTGATTTCTGTCGCAATCAAGATTGTGGGCGCTTTGCTTGTTTCATCATTGTTAACTATTCCTGTCGCATGCAGTTTATTAATTGCTCGCAGCTTTAAGCATTCTGTCTTTTTGGCCATTTTATTTTCTGAGATAGCTGTTGTCATCGGATTGGTGGTAGCAGGAGTCTGGGACTTGGCACCAGGGGGGACGGTTGTTCTGACACTAATTGCAATGTTGATCGGGATCATTCTAAAAAGAGGATTGAGGATTTAA
- a CDS encoding metal ABC transporter ATP-binding protein has translation MENNDKEFCHRSIVSIDDLSFSYENKKVIDKLRFEVLERDFVGVIGSNGAGKTTLLKMLVGLLKPTAGEIRMFDRPLSQFKDWERIGYVPQKNAFNPLFPATVREIVQSGMYSNKRVYRRLTKADLQKAEDAMLAMRIEDLADRRIGQLSGGQQQRAFLARAIVNNPELLILDEPTVGIDAETQVGFFRMIRHMHQHHHMTFIMVSHDMDMMQSYLGTEPQKVSGGIKFYVKHTHDPEDCRETNLTHSIGQIREMIGVQ, from the coding sequence ATGGAAAATAACGATAAAGAATTTTGTCACCGCAGCATCGTCTCGATAGATGATCTTTCATTTTCATATGAAAATAAAAAAGTGATAGACAAACTACGCTTTGAGGTGCTTGAGCGGGATTTCGTCGGTGTTATTGGTTCTAACGGCGCGGGGAAAACGACGCTGCTCAAAATGCTTGTTGGTTTATTGAAACCAACAGCAGGTGAGATCAGGATGTTTGACCGACCCCTGAGTCAATTCAAGGATTGGGAACGCATAGGCTATGTGCCGCAGAAAAATGCTTTTAATCCCCTCTTTCCAGCAACGGTCAGGGAGATCGTGCAGTCGGGGATGTACAGCAACAAGCGAGTGTACCGCCGTCTTACGAAGGCAGACCTGCAGAAAGCCGAAGACGCCATGCTGGCCATGCGTATTGAAGACTTAGCAGACCGCCGCATTGGTCAGCTGTCCGGTGGACAACAACAGCGCGCTTTCCTCGCGCGCGCGATCGTGAACAACCCGGAGCTGCTCATTTTGGATGAGCCGACCGTTGGAATTGATGCCGAGACGCAAGTCGGATTCTTCCGAATGATCCGACATATGCATCAGCATCATCATATGACCTTCATCATGGTCTCTCACGATATGGACATGATGCAGTCATACCTAGGAACGGAGCCGCAGAAAGTAAGCGGCGGCATTAAGTTCTATGTTAAGCATACCCATGATCCCGAGGACTGCCGTGAGACGAATTTGACTCATTCCATCGGCCAGATTCGCGAGATGATCGGAGTTCAGTAA
- a CDS encoding metal ABC transporter substrate-binding protein — protein MFLKRKKSVFNIVLLAVFVLAMVGCGGVSSSKAKLVEGKVNVVTSFYPLYEFTRAIGGEYVNAINLVPAGVEPHDWSPKSRDIKNMTQAQMFVYQGAGFEGWVKDFIGSLPAESNLKVVEASKGADLIKTSENKDEFDPHAWLSPLNAIKMANNIKIALIGADPAHKEVFEKNYASYEAKLLDLDARYKKELSQTKKKEIAVSHYAFAYLCRDYGLTQMSIMGLSPDAEPTAQDLKKMNAYMKEHDLKYIFFEELVSDKLAKTLAKDAKVDTMVLNPLEGLTDAQMKAGEDYISIMDKNLKNLVIALQ, from the coding sequence GTGTTTTTGAAGCGAAAAAAGAGCGTTTTTAACATAGTTCTACTAGCCGTCTTCGTGTTGGCAATGGTAGGATGCGGAGGGGTTTCTAGTTCAAAAGCGAAGCTAGTAGAGGGTAAAGTGAATGTAGTTACAAGTTTCTATCCACTTTATGAGTTTACGCGCGCTATCGGTGGTGAGTATGTCAATGCGATTAATCTTGTGCCAGCGGGGGTAGAGCCACATGATTGGTCGCCAAAGAGCAGGGACATCAAAAATATGACACAAGCTCAAATGTTCGTTTATCAAGGAGCAGGATTCGAAGGCTGGGTCAAGGATTTCATTGGAAGTCTGCCTGCTGAATCGAATTTGAAAGTTGTGGAGGCAAGCAAAGGGGCCGATTTAATCAAAACTTCGGAAAATAAAGACGAATTTGATCCTCATGCATGGCTGAGCCCGTTAAATGCGATAAAAATGGCTAATAATATTAAAATAGCTTTAATCGGTGCAGATCCTGCACACAAAGAAGTTTTTGAGAAAAATTACGCCAGCTATGAGGCCAAATTATTAGATTTGGATGCTCGTTACAAGAAAGAACTTAGCCAAACGAAGAAAAAAGAGATTGCCGTTTCACACTATGCTTTTGCTTATCTATGCAGAGATTATGGCTTAACCCAAATGTCGATTATGGGATTATCTCCTGATGCTGAGCCGACTGCGCAAGATTTGAAAAAAATGAATGCATACATGAAAGAACATGATTTGAAATATATATTTTTTGAAGAGCTTGTATCTGACAAATTAGCCAAGACGCTGGCAAAGGATGCCAAGGTTGACACCATGGTTCTCAATCCGCTAGAAGGGTTAACGGATGCGCAGATGAAGGCAGGCGAGGATTATATTTCGATCATGGATAAAAATTTGAAAAATTTAGTCATTGCCTTACAATAA
- the metG gene encoding methionine--tRNA ligase yields MSTQSKTFYITTPIYYPSDKLHIGHAYSTVAGDAMARYKRLRGFDVRYLTGTDEHGQKIERKAQEKGTTPQLFVDGIVAGIKELWGKLDISYDDFIRTTEDRHKDAVGKIFQRLLDQDDIYLGEYEGWYCIPDESFFPESKLVDGKCPDCGRQVEKMKEQTYFFRMSKYVDRLVQYYEENPEFIQPESRKNEMLNNFIKPGLEDLAVSRTTFDWGVKVPGDPKHVIYVWIDALSNYITALGYGSEDTSKLEKYWPADVHLMSKEIVRFHTIYWPIMLMALDLPLPKKVFAHGWLLMKDGKMSKSKGNVVDPVTLIDRYGLDALRYYLMREVPFGADGTFTPESFVERVNHDLANDLGNLLNRTIVMIDKYFDGQIPAYVAGATEFDESLLETVRSTVAKYEEAMEKMEFSIALSAVWQLISRTNKYIDETQPWSMVKDEAKRETLGSVMYVLAESQRISSVLLRPFLTKTPQLIWQQLGLADEDLPRLTAWESVQSFGHLPTGTKVQKGDPMFPRLDVEAEVAFIVEAMGGGADVPAEPAAATAGAISAAPAAQVPAPESKDEIGIDDFAKVELRVAQVISAEPVKGADKLLKLQLDLGYEQRQVVSGIAKFYSPEELAGRKVICVTNLKPVKLRGELSQGMILAASHGDQLTLATVPDSMPNGAIVK; encoded by the coding sequence ATGTCGACACAATCCAAAACGTTTTATATCACGACGCCTATTTATTATCCAAGTGATAAGCTGCACATCGGGCATGCCTACTCCACGGTTGCTGGTGATGCTATGGCTCGTTACAAGCGTTTACGCGGTTTTGATGTTAGGTACTTAACGGGTACGGATGAGCATGGTCAAAAGATTGAACGCAAAGCACAAGAAAAAGGAACTACACCCCAGTTATTCGTAGATGGTATTGTTGCTGGGATCAAAGAGTTATGGGGAAAACTTGATATTTCTTATGATGATTTCATTCGGACTACAGAAGATCGCCATAAAGATGCTGTTGGCAAGATTTTTCAGCGTTTGCTTGATCAAGATGATATTTATCTAGGAGAATATGAAGGTTGGTATTGTATTCCGGATGAGTCTTTTTTTCCAGAGAGCAAGCTAGTTGATGGGAAATGTCCTGATTGCGGACGTCAGGTTGAGAAGATGAAGGAACAAACTTACTTTTTCCGGATGAGCAAATACGTGGATCGTTTGGTACAGTATTATGAAGAGAACCCCGAGTTCATACAGCCAGAGTCGCGTAAAAACGAGATGCTGAATAATTTCATAAAGCCAGGTCTGGAAGATTTGGCCGTTTCTCGTACGACTTTTGATTGGGGGGTTAAAGTTCCCGGAGATCCTAAGCATGTCATCTATGTGTGGATTGATGCTTTGTCGAACTATATTACAGCGCTTGGATATGGATCAGAGGATACAAGTAAGTTAGAGAAATATTGGCCGGCTGACGTGCATTTAATGAGTAAGGAAATTGTTCGTTTCCACACGATTTACTGGCCAATTATGTTGATGGCTCTTGACTTGCCTTTGCCCAAGAAGGTATTTGCACATGGCTGGCTTCTCATGAAAGATGGGAAAATGTCCAAGTCCAAAGGGAATGTGGTCGATCCCGTTACGTTGATCGACAGATATGGCTTGGATGCTTTGCGCTATTATCTAATGCGCGAAGTGCCATTCGGTGCTGACGGTACGTTCACGCCGGAAAGTTTTGTTGAGCGAGTCAATCATGACCTCGCGAATGATTTGGGGAATCTGCTGAATCGTACGATCGTGATGATCGATAAGTATTTTGATGGACAGATTCCAGCTTATGTTGCTGGGGCTACCGAGTTTGACGAAAGTCTCTTGGAGACTGTTCGTTCTACGGTAGCGAAGTACGAGGAAGCGATGGAGAAAATGGAATTCTCCATTGCGCTGTCTGCTGTGTGGCAGCTGATCAGCCGCACGAATAAATACATCGACGAGACGCAGCCTTGGTCGATGGTGAAGGATGAGGCCAAGCGCGAAACTCTTGGCTCGGTTATGTATGTGCTGGCTGAATCTCAGCGCATCTCATCTGTCTTGCTGCGTCCTTTCTTGACGAAGACGCCGCAATTGATCTGGCAGCAGCTTGGACTTGCTGATGAAGATCTGCCGCGCTTGACGGCGTGGGAAAGCGTGCAATCTTTCGGGCATCTCCCAACGGGCACCAAGGTGCAAAAGGGAGATCCGATGTTCCCGAGACTGGACGTTGAGGCGGAAGTCGCTTTCATCGTCGAGGCTATGGGCGGCGGAGCTGATGTGCCTGCTGAGCCCGCTGCGGCTACAGCTGGTGCTATCTCTGCAGCGCCTGCCGCACAAGTGCCAGCGCCGGAGTCCAAAGACGAAATCGGGATCGACGATTTCGCCAAGGTGGAGCTGCGCGTAGCCCAGGTAATATCCGCTGAGCCCGTGAAGGGCGCGGATAAACTTCTCAAGCTGCAGCTCGATCTAGGATACGAGCAGCGTCAAGTGGTATCGGGCATCGCGAAGTTTTACTCGCCCGAAGAGTTAGCCGGACGCAAGGTCATCTGCGTCACGAATTTGAAACCGGTCAAGCTGCGCGGCGAGTTGTCGCAAGGGATGATTCTCGCCGCTTCGCATGGCGATCAATTGACGCTTGCGACCGTACCTGACTCTATGCCCAATGGAGCAATCGTGAAATAG
- the yidD gene encoding membrane protein insertion efficiency factor YidD has protein sequence MKKTLQVPIHFYRKFISPLKPPTCRFYPTCSQYALEAIEVHGALKGSWLSVKRICKCHPFHPGGVDHVPARAEKLTQNDQSA, from the coding sequence ATGAAAAAGACTCTACAAGTCCCTATTCATTTTTATCGAAAGTTTATTTCACCTTTGAAGCCACCGACTTGCCGTTTCTACCCAACGTGCTCTCAATATGCGTTGGAGGCTATTGAGGTTCACGGAGCGCTGAAGGGTTCGTGGCTATCTGTCAAAAGGATATGCAAATGTCACCCTTTTCATCCGGGCGGGGTGGATCATGTGCCGGCAAGAGCGGAAAAATTAACTCAGAATGATCAGTCTGCTTGA
- a CDS encoding transposase: protein MDTMNSGLELYSFDTEKQCEDYLLKFRWAQGFCCPRCDHHQAFYIRTRRLLECKDCRMQVSLTAGTIMHKSKLSLLHWFQAIQLLIQTDKIYTASSLSQMLKINYRSAQLLLKKINFAFVTEENWLIAIGKPRVHVTDMQDKRSSDLDQAVSLSSFLESKLLRMNAKLTFRRMTASLCTGSAGHRPFFGKWVKLFTSIHLYRSFFKCYQIPG, encoded by the coding sequence ATGGATACTATGAATTCGGGGTTAGAATTGTATTCCTTTGATACGGAAAAGCAGTGCGAGGATTACTTGTTGAAGTTTCGCTGGGCCCAGGGTTTCTGTTGTCCCCGTTGTGATCATCATCAAGCTTTCTATATTCGGACTCGTCGTTTGTTGGAATGTAAGGACTGCAGAATGCAAGTTTCTTTAACGGCAGGGACAATCATGCATAAATCAAAGCTTTCGTTGCTCCATTGGTTTCAAGCGATTCAATTGTTAATTCAGACGGATAAGATTTATACAGCAAGCTCACTTTCACAAATGCTTAAAATTAATTATAGAAGCGCACAATTACTATTGAAGAAAATTAACTTTGCCTTTGTTACGGAAGAAAATTGGTTGATAGCTATCGGTAAACCCAGAGTTCATGTCACCGATATGCAAGATAAACGTTCGAGTGATTTAGATCAAGCTGTGAGTTTAAGCTCTTTTTTGGAATCTAAGTTGTTGAGAATGAATGCTAAACTTACGTTTCGAAGGATGACAGCGTCGCTATGTACTGGCAGCGCTGGTCACCGGCCTTTTTTTGGCAAATGGGTTAAGTTATTTACTTCCATACATTTATATCGGAGTTTTTTTAAGTGTTACCAAATACCAGGCTAA